The following coding sequences lie in one Pan paniscus chromosome X, NHGRI_mPanPan1-v2.0_pri, whole genome shotgun sequence genomic window:
- the LOC117977537 gene encoding doublesex- and mab-3-related transcription factor C1 — protein sequence MAAPPKAPIRVRNLTIRAGALTGKENNMLQPETHIFTAPEEGSSQGALLLGQAPEPLSLPCTPVTLEQQLVSPSGDPHRAPALPSICSTLILQPCATLDPLLLQPQVPKVSDQALVSAHSEWQRKLEAAEALLTLRNSAQAPPDSISLHQPCNPPAPAGDKGFQPPSPSLRPRPASSISLPIGHLGCISLLS from the exons ATGGCTGCCCCTCCCAAAGCTCCCATCCGTGTCAGGAATTTGACCATCAGAGCAGGAGCCCTCA CTGGGAAGGAGAACAACATGCTGCAGCCCGAGACCCACATCTTCACAGCCCCCGAGGAG GGGAGCTCCCAAGGGGCTCTGCTGCTTGGCCAGGCCCCAGAACCTTTGTCTCTGCCCTGTACTCCAGTGACCTTGGAGCAGCAACTGGTTTCTCCTTCTGGGGATCCCCACagggcccctgccctgcccagcat ATGCTCAACTCTGATCCTCCAGCCCTGTGCCACCCTTGACCCTCTTCTACTGCAGCCACAG GTCCCCAAAGTCTCTGACCAGGCTTTGGTTTCTGCCCACTCAGAGTGGCAGCGGAAGCTGGAGGCCGCTGAGGCTCTGCTGACTCTGAGAAACTCTGCCCAGGCCCCTCCTGACTCCATCTCCCTGCACCAGCCTTGCAACCCACCAG CTCCTGCTGGAGATAAAGGATTCCAGCCTCCCAGCCCCTCTCTCCGCCCCAGGCCAGCCAGCTCCATCTCGCTGCCTATTGGACATCTGGGATGCATCTCCCTCTTGAGCTAG